In Triticum aestivum cultivar Chinese Spring chromosome 5B, IWGSC CS RefSeq v2.1, whole genome shotgun sequence, the following proteins share a genomic window:
- the LOC123117197 gene encoding CASP-like protein 1U3, translated as MPCDGDDKESKGRLNAVNIAARVAAMGLAVASAALMVTASQCTVVLPNGAEAHTVTYSDFGPFVYLVVANAIAAVMVGVAIFLSVWKKGSGKCSRVLVPLLDVAVPALLYSATGAAFATSEYMSYCSPGRGRISVCDGTVRGTNNFCSQVHMAMYISLAAAGAVSAAELVKNLTLSSLSFGSSGSDSSSDAGCEHGCHHKH; from the exons ATGCCTTGCGACGGCGATGACAAGGAGTCGAAAGGCCGCCTGAACGCGGTCAacatcgccgcccgcgtcgccgccaTGGGGCTCGCCGTGGCGTCGGCGGCTCTCATGGTCACGGCCAGCCAGTGCACCGTCGTCCTCCCGAACGGCGCCGAGGCACACACCGTCACTTACAGCGACTTCGGCCCGTTTGT GTACCTGGTGGTGGCGAACGCCATTGCGGCGGTCATGGTGGGGGTGGCCATCTTCCTGAGCGTGTGGAAGAAGGGCAGCGGCAAGTGCTCCAGGGTGCTCGTGCCGCTCCTCGACGTCGCCGTGCCGGCACTGCTCTACTCGGCGACCGGCGCCGCCTTCGCCACCAGCGAGTACATGTCCTACTGCTCACCCGGCCGCGGGCGCATCAGCGTCTGCGATGGCACCGTCCGGGGCACAAATAACTTCTGCAGCCAGGTGCATATGGCCATGTACATCTCGCTGGCCGCGGCCGGCGCCGTGTCGGCCGCCGAGCTGGTGAAGAACCTGACTCTATCGTCGCTGTCCTTCGGCAGCTCCGGGTCGGACTCCAGCTCGGACGCCGGCTGCGAGCATGGGTGCCACCACAAGCATTAG